A genomic window from Peromyscus maniculatus bairdii isolate BWxNUB_F1_BW_parent chromosome 1, HU_Pman_BW_mat_3.1, whole genome shotgun sequence includes:
- the LOC102914584 gene encoding serum amyloid A-5 protein-like isoform X1 — protein MQDETGDCSTSRGTVYIDNPSHISSTSDTSHSPEVSAGTDRPGTRDMWRAYSDMREANWKYSDKYFRARGNYDAAQRGPGGAWAAKVISDAREDIRRFIGRGTEQSRANQFANEWGRSGLNPNYFRPLGLPSKY, from the exons ATGCAAGATGAAACAGGGGATTGCTCTACTAGCCGAGGGACAGTATATATAGATAACCCCAGCCACATCTCCTCAACAAGTGACACAAGCCACTCACCAGAGGTCTCAGCAGGAACTGACAGGCCAG GGACTAGAGACATGTGGCGGGCTTACTCTGACATGAGAGAGGCCAACTGGAAATACTCAGACAAATACTTCCGTGCTAGAGGGAACTATGATGCTGCCCAAAGGGGACCAGGAGGAGCCTGGGCTGCTAAAGTGATCAG TGATGCCAGAGAGGATATTCGGAGGTTCATAGGACGTGGAACAGAGCAATCAAGAGCTAACCAGTTTGCCAACGAATGGGGTCGGAGTGGTTTAAACCCCAACTACTTCCGACCTCTTGGCCTGCCTAGTAAATACTGA
- the LOC102914584 gene encoding serum amyloid A-1 protein-like isoform X2, with protein sequence MKPFIAIIFCFLVLGVDSQSWFEFMKQAGQGTRDMWRAYSDMREANWKYSDKYFRARGNYDAAQRGPGGAWAAKVISDAREDIRRFIGRGTEQSRANQFANEWGRSGLNPNYFRPLGLPSKY encoded by the exons ATGAAGCCATTCATTGCCATCATTTTTTGCTTCTTGGTCCTGGGAGTTGACAGCCAAAGCTGGTTTGAGTTCATGAAACAGGCTGGTCAAG GGACTAGAGACATGTGGCGGGCTTACTCTGACATGAGAGAGGCCAACTGGAAATACTCAGACAAATACTTCCGTGCTAGAGGGAACTATGATGCTGCCCAAAGGGGACCAGGAGGAGCCTGGGCTGCTAAAGTGATCAG TGATGCCAGAGAGGATATTCGGAGGTTCATAGGACGTGGAACAGAGCAATCAAGAGCTAACCAGTTTGCCAACGAATGGGGTCGGAGTGGTTTAAACCCCAACTACTTCCGACCTCTTGGCCTGCCTAGTAAATACTGA